The Nostoc sp. 'Lobaria pulmonaria (5183) cyanobiont' genome window below encodes:
- a CDS encoding tyrosine-type recombinase/integrase: MHQTLENSTPSPLALASPIPLIEHPAAVYLATLSPGSRPTMRQALNAIARLLTNSSCDAMTLNWAALRYKHTAAVRSVLSEKYAPAYVNKVLCALRRVLKEALRLEIMDAVDFARAVDIPNVKVTKQLRGRVLTAEEIAQLMQTCFDDPTPTGYRDAAIFAILRGSGVRRSEVVNLDLSNLDLNTGAIEVRGGKGGKDRTVYLPDAALTVVLDWLSLRDFEAGPLLCHINRGSRIVRRRLTSQAVLFILQKRGLEAGVTNFSAHDFRRTFISDLLDAGEDISTVQRLAGHANSDQTARYDRRGEETKRRAVQKLTIPGQRKKSPLLM; the protein is encoded by the coding sequence ATGCATCAAACCCTTGAAAACAGCACACCTTCTCCTCTTGCTCTGGCTTCTCCCATCCCGCTAATCGAACATCCCGCTGCGGTCTATTTGGCAACCCTTTCCCCTGGTTCCCGCCCCACAATGCGCCAAGCTCTCAATGCGATCGCGCGATTGTTAACCAACTCAAGTTGTGATGCGATGACCCTGAACTGGGCAGCACTGCGCTACAAACATACGGCGGCAGTCCGCTCTGTGTTGAGCGAAAAATATGCACCAGCTTATGTCAACAAAGTGCTGTGTGCTTTGCGGCGAGTTTTAAAAGAAGCCTTGCGGTTAGAAATAATGGATGCTGTTGATTTTGCTCGTGCTGTAGACATTCCCAACGTTAAAGTCACCAAGCAATTGCGGGGACGTGTCCTTACGGCAGAAGAAATCGCCCAATTGATGCAAACCTGCTTTGATGACCCTACCCCCACTGGTTACAGAGATGCTGCAATATTTGCAATACTCCGTGGATCTGGAGTCCGCCGCTCTGAAGTGGTGAATTTAGACTTGAGCAACCTAGACCTGAATACTGGGGCAATAGAAGTGCGCGGTGGCAAAGGTGGTAAAGATCGGACTGTGTACTTACCCGATGCTGCTCTTACTGTCGTCTTGGACTGGTTATCGCTTCGAGACTTCGAGGCAGGCCCCTTGCTGTGTCATATCAACAGAGGCTCAAGGATAGTACGACGACGGCTTACCTCTCAAGCAGTGCTGTTCATCTTGCAAAAACGTGGTTTAGAGGCGGGAGTAACTAATTTCTCCGCTCACGATTTCCGTAGAACTTTCATCTCCGATCTGCTCGATGCTGGTGAAGACATTTCTACAGTTCAAAGGTTAGCTGGACACGCAAACAGTGACCAGACTGCCAGATATGACCGTCGCGGTGAAGAAACTAAACGCCGTGCTGTCCAAAAGTTGACTATTCCAGGACAGAGGAAGAAATCTCCTCTATTGATGTAG
- a CDS encoding ParA family protein: MSKTIIIALFNQSGGVAKTTLTQNLGYHLASNQNHVLLVDMDPQASLTNFMGVDPESLEKTLYNAIIDEEPLFIYPESIHGMKLAPTNITLSAAELLLPTADAREYRLKEALAPIKDEYDFILIDCPPSLGILSILSLTAATHLVVPIQCQFKSFLGTDLLLDTVGRVRKKLNKNLEIAGFIPTMLDSRTAQETRTVNAIQDQLSQIATIYPAIPKSIAFADASERRIPLAVYDKNHAALKVMNKIVKDLEKLKV, translated from the coding sequence GTGAGCAAAACTATTATCATTGCGTTATTTAACCAATCAGGGGGCGTTGCTAAGACTACTCTTACCCAAAACCTCGGTTATCATCTAGCTTCTAATCAAAACCATGTCCTACTTGTTGATATGGACCCACAGGCAAGCCTAACGAATTTTATGGGAGTAGACCCAGAAAGTTTAGAAAAAACACTCTACAACGCCATTATTGATGAAGAACCGCTATTTATCTATCCAGAAAGTATTCATGGGATGAAGTTGGCTCCCACAAATATCACCCTTAGTGCAGCTGAACTTCTCTTACCTACTGCTGATGCAAGAGAATATCGTCTCAAAGAAGCTCTAGCACCTATTAAAGATGAATACGACTTTATCTTAATTGACTGCCCGCCTTCTTTGGGCATTCTCAGTATCCTCAGCTTAACTGCGGCTACACATCTAGTTGTGCCTATTCAATGCCAATTTAAATCTTTTCTTGGCACTGATCTTTTACTTGATACTGTTGGGCGAGTTCGTAAAAAACTCAATAAAAACTTAGAAATTGCTGGATTTATCCCTACAATGCTTGATAGCCGTACAGCACAGGAAACTCGTACTGTTAACGCTATACAAGATCAGCTTTCGCAAATAGCAACAATATATCCTGCTATCCCAAAATCAATTGCATTTGCCGATGCTTCGGAACGTCGGATTCCATTGGCTGTGTATGATAAAAATCATGCAGCACTTAAAGTTATGAATAAGATTGTTAAAGATTTAGAAAAACTAAAAGTGTAA
- a CDS encoding histidine phosphatase family protein, with the protein MAKLILIRHGQSTWNAANRFSGWVDVPLSHLGRLEAIAAAKKIRNYRIDVCFTSLLVRAIETSAICLTECEKTCAGKSPVFKHNASDHEWHGWDNYEGDKSQEIPIFMCAKLDERYYGNLQGLNKAQTTEKFGEDMVHEWRRSFVKRPPGGESLEDTAKRTIPFFQNRIFPHIKDGDNVLVSAPGQTHLIY; encoded by the coding sequence ATGGCAAAACTCATTCTAATTCGTCACGGTCAAAGTACTTGGAATGCAGCCAACCGATTTAGCGGCTGGGTTGATGTCCCCCTGAGTCATCTAGGTCGCCTTGAGGCGATTGCGGCGGCAAAAAAAATTAGAAATTATCGAATTGATGTGTGTTTTACTAGCCTACTGGTTCGTGCCATTGAGACAAGTGCTATTTGTCTAACTGAATGTGAAAAAACTTGCGCTGGTAAAAGCCCTGTATTCAAACATAACGCTTCAGATCACGAATGGCATGGTTGGGATAACTATGAAGGAGATAAAAGTCAGGAAATTCCTATTTTCATGTGTGCAAAACTTGATGAACGCTATTACGGTAATTTACAGGGATTAAACAAAGCTCAAACCACAGAAAAGTTCGGTGAAGACATGGTGCATGAATGGCGGCGTTCATTTGTCAAACGACCACCAGGAGGAGAAAGTCTTGAAGACACTGCCAAAAGGACGATTCCATTTTTTCAAAATCGAATCTTTCCTCATATAAAAGATGGAGATAACGTCCTGGTTTCTGCCCCAGGGCAAACGCATCTTATTTACTAA
- a CDS encoding plasmid replication protein, CyRepA1 family produces MVLWSDMGTGKTELMRWWRDQNPNARFLNNGHRVNLLKNLAERLRTAMYSDLGYTGLAQAPALSITIDSLHKLNTQSLTYGCIFIDEACQYLTHLLHSNTCKQHRAAILEVLEYIVYNAPLVVIADAHMDDLTVDFFLAMRPKGEVPYIIKNEWRNGSRTIYWYEGDNESALVAQISAALMLGEKIMVASDSKRFIKKLDKSFTIKYEKAGEGVHGKGQGVKEELTDSSTLSPLPLTPCPARRASWRIWSVHSDNSGSDENVAFIKDITNAVKNFDALFTSPSLGTGVDISEYHFDLVFGVFHGVSQTATECAQQLYRYRPKVPFHIWVAPRPPFGYQDTNASKIKERLLQTNEMTAFLLRIDRQTGKRGAEKDWALEAYCQIMANRHYSLNNLRDDLRSLLTEMGNTFICVGSDDDDQARESLKAAAQALDRAHNSHVAKAKNITLSEYRARQSKDYLDPSEIFECEKFRISDSYGIEVTESLVEMDKGGRLIRAIAGLEAILAKPEESIVDPKTGQSYPTPPAIVTQKDRTERDNLPLCIDWGNYSARWLARFNLGLHQILLSLMRGDEVSADDSTLLKMTEIAIHCAAHVKAILGFTIPSDCKPIWLLGTLVEQLGLKLTFRKQGKRGQQVKLFSLDKEQLEFAMHVIAHRETKRNQKENRTYYAAETPAVYSANPNHQPVSIPPLDAIGNSHCQGEDTTEFESPPTDRITLLHCVEMLRSGIKQGVDAIKGILKRWVEDLRWDTVLELEAIAANELRLVEDQVPEFYALLSEDVLPVEG; encoded by the coding sequence GTGGTTTTGTGGAGCGATATGGGCACTGGTAAAACTGAACTCATGCGCTGGTGGCGTGACCAAAATCCTAACGCACGGTTCCTCAACAATGGACATCGGGTTAACTTGCTGAAAAATCTTGCCGAACGCTTGCGGACGGCGATGTACTCCGACTTGGGTTACACAGGTTTAGCCCAGGCCCCAGCCCTTAGTATTACTATTGACAGCTTGCATAAGCTGAATACTCAGTCTCTCACCTACGGCTGCATATTTATAGATGAAGCCTGCCAATACCTCACCCACTTACTACACAGTAATACTTGCAAACAGCACCGTGCAGCAATCCTAGAAGTACTGGAATATATAGTATACAATGCGCCACTGGTCGTCATTGCTGATGCACACATGGATGATTTAACGGTAGACTTCTTTCTTGCAATGCGACCAAAAGGTGAAGTACCTTACATCATTAAAAACGAGTGGCGAAACGGTTCACGCACAATTTATTGGTACGAGGGGGATAATGAGAGCGCCCTAGTCGCCCAAATCTCGGCAGCGCTGATGCTTGGAGAAAAAATCATGGTTGCAAGTGACAGTAAGCGTTTCATCAAAAAACTCGACAAATCCTTTACTATCAAATACGAAAAGGCAGGAGAAGGGGTGCATGGTAAAGGGCAAGGGGTAAAGGAAGAATTAACAGATTCCTCCACCCTTTCACCCTTACCCCTTACCCCTTGCCCAGCCCGTAGGGCTTCATGGCGCATCTGGTCAGTTCATTCCGACAATTCTGGCAGTGATGAAAATGTCGCTTTCATCAAAGACATCACCAACGCCGTCAAAAACTTTGATGCCTTGTTCACCTCTCCCAGTCTCGGTACTGGTGTTGATATTTCGGAGTATCATTTTGATTTAGTATTTGGTGTGTTTCACGGCGTTTCCCAAACTGCTACTGAGTGCGCTCAACAACTGTACCGTTATCGTCCAAAAGTCCCGTTTCATATTTGGGTGGCCCCGCGCCCCCCATTTGGCTACCAAGATACAAACGCATCCAAGATTAAAGAGCGCTTGCTCCAAACCAATGAAATGACCGCTTTTCTGTTGCGGATTGACCGTCAAACAGGCAAGCGGGGCGCAGAGAAAGATTGGGCGCTTGAGGCTTACTGCCAAATTATGGCTAACCGCCACTATTCTCTTAATAATCTGCGTGATGATTTGCGATCGCTGCTCACGGAAATGGGCAATACATTTATATGTGTGGGCAGTGATGATGATGACCAAGCAAGAGAAAGTCTAAAAGCAGCAGCACAAGCTTTGGATCGTGCCCACAATTCTCATGTTGCCAAGGCTAAGAATATTACTTTGAGTGAGTACCGTGCCCGTCAGAGCAAAGATTACCTTGACCCTAGCGAAATTTTTGAATGTGAAAAGTTTCGCATTTCTGACTCTTACGGCATCGAAGTAACCGAATCACTCGTAGAAATGGATAAAGGTGGTCGCTTAATTAGAGCGATCGCTGGACTTGAGGCCATTTTAGCAAAGCCCGAAGAATCAATTGTTGACCCCAAAACTGGGCAAAGTTATCCTACCCCACCAGCAATTGTCACCCAAAAAGACCGCACCGAGCGCGACAATCTACCTTTGTGCATCGACTGGGGCAATTACTCGGCACGGTGGCTTGCTAGATTTAACCTGGGATTGCATCAAATTCTCTTAAGTTTAATGAGGGGTGATGAAGTTTCTGCCGACGATTCCACCTTACTCAAGATGACGGAGATTGCTATACATTGTGCTGCTCACGTCAAAGCAATTCTTGGGTTTACTATTCCTAGTGACTGTAAGCCTATTTGGTTGCTAGGAACTTTAGTTGAGCAGCTGGGGTTAAAGTTAACTTTCCGTAAGCAAGGTAAACGCGGTCAACAGGTGAAACTTTTCTCTTTAGATAAAGAGCAATTGGAATTTGCAATGCATGTAATTGCTCATCGTGAAACGAAGCGTAATCAAAAAGAAAATCGAACCTATTATGCTGCCGAAACCCCTGCTGTGTATAGTGCAAACCCAAATCACCAGCCCGTATCCATCCCCCCCCTTGATGCTATAGGGAACTCCCATTGCCAAGGGGAGGATACTACCGAATTTGAGTCGCCTCCGACCGATCGCATTACGCTACTCCATTGTGTGGAAATGCTACGCTCTGGCATTAAGCAGGGGGTGGACGCGATTAAGGGCATCCTTAAGCGATGGGTTGAGGATTTGCGCTGGGATACGGTGCTGGAACTTGAAGCGATCGCAGCGAATGAGCTGCGACTTGTCGAGGATCAAGTCCCGGAATTTTATGCCTTGCTAAGTGAAGATGTGTTGCCTGTTGAGGGGTAA
- a CDS encoding ParB/RepB/Spo0J family partition protein — MTKKDVVYSAKLKHANPLDLIFSDGDSELTTPKNQATSIKPERIRLDPTQPRRYFERKKLEELTQSIKVVGILEPLLVRPLGNGDYELIAGERRLIAAGMADLEEVPVVIKEMDDATVKQVRLIENLQREDLNAYEETIGILELLVLRLKMSQDEVVSLLNRMEKANRKKADNVIRSDEVAIVEGVFMAFGKLSPESFRTNRLPLLNLPDEIQQALSQGKIEYTKARAIAKLKIDEDRKQLLSQAIDNNLSLVEIQQLVRNIQSKEEGNDNPPLLKYQYKELSKQLASSKVWDNPKKKKALEKLLNQIKIILEEQEESTEN, encoded by the coding sequence GTGACTAAAAAAGACGTAGTATATAGTGCAAAGCTTAAACACGCTAATCCTCTTGATTTAATATTTAGCGATGGTGATTCTGAACTAACTACACCTAAAAATCAAGCTACTAGCATCAAACCAGAGCGAATTAGGTTAGACCCAACCCAACCGCGACGCTATTTTGAGCGTAAGAAGTTAGAGGAACTCACGCAGTCAATAAAAGTGGTAGGAATACTTGAACCCTTGCTAGTGCGTCCTTTAGGAAATGGGGACTATGAACTTATTGCAGGGGAACGCCGCCTCATCGCAGCAGGAATGGCTGATTTAGAAGAAGTACCTGTTGTCATCAAGGAAATGGATGATGCTACCGTAAAACAGGTTAGATTAATTGAAAACTTACAGCGTGAAGATTTAAATGCATACGAAGAAACTATCGGGATTTTAGAATTACTTGTTTTACGGTTGAAGATGTCGCAGGATGAGGTCGTAAGCCTGCTCAATCGTATGGAGAAAGCTAATCGAAAAAAGGCGGATAACGTTATCCGCTCAGATGAGGTTGCAATAGTTGAGGGTGTCTTTATGGCGTTTGGCAAACTGTCCCCTGAATCATTCCGAACAAATCGCTTGCCTCTATTAAACCTGCCTGATGAAATTCAGCAAGCTTTATCTCAAGGTAAAATTGAATATACAAAAGCCAGAGCGATTGCAAAACTCAAAATTGACGAAGATCGGAAACAATTACTTAGTCAAGCAATAGATAATAATTTATCACTAGTTGAAATTCAACAATTAGTACGGAATATTCAGAGTAAAGAGGAAGGTAATGATAATCCCCCATTACTTAAATATCAATATAAAGAATTAAGTAAACAACTGGCTTCATCTAAAGTTTGGGATAATCCGAAGAAAAAGAAAGCTTTGGAGAAATTGCTTAATCAAATAAAAATTATTTTAGAAGAACAAGAGGAGAGTACTGAAAATTAA
- a CDS encoding AIPR family protein, with translation MPKTWNIKVDNYFQANPNCIIATAHVDSFPINLPLEPNIREPNRKSATYRQIFDSLTTEPVKFFSRHSGIVLCANKVNKSKNKTELELEIKEANEGGSDGIINGAHTVLAFEQAKNYKYDLTQARVKVTIHIGLTEESAKDIALASNTTTPVDSRSKVNARGDYKFIKQYLAQLEQKEDRKFRIAYYQNQSGAPRNAQCNVTHLLKLLYCLDRNKYNPDGNKRTKHPAGMSLPSNITDAERERLTALLPLLTHALWIEQRLYEIIQDYISNPRKKGANDLASIDIRKTTLLPDSKYSFGFGAPTDLALPIIASYRVFLDKDYKWIIPFNEFAEDFLQHLWTNYFRKYLVSEKTAGNTVGTKISRNQEIWESLYISAQSYLNQHLVKMVNSSKQEESKVTQGTKGRVQAGKK, from the coding sequence ATGCCCAAGACTTGGAACATAAAGGTAGATAACTATTTTCAAGCCAACCCCAATTGCATTATCGCCACCGCCCATGTAGACTCGTTCCCTATAAACCTCCCCCTAGAACCGAACATCCGTGAGCCAAACCGCAAAAGCGCAACCTACAGACAAATCTTCGACTCGCTGACGACCGAACCCGTAAAATTCTTCTCTCGTCACAGTGGAATCGTACTGTGTGCCAATAAAGTTAACAAGAGTAAGAACAAAACTGAGCTAGAACTGGAGATAAAAGAAGCTAACGAGGGGGGTAGCGACGGCATTATCAACGGAGCGCACACAGTTCTAGCTTTTGAGCAAGCGAAAAACTACAAATATGACCTAACCCAAGCCAGAGTAAAAGTTACGATTCACATCGGACTGACTGAAGAATCAGCCAAAGATATAGCCCTAGCCTCAAATACTACAACGCCAGTAGATTCTCGCTCCAAAGTCAACGCCAGAGGTGATTACAAATTCATCAAGCAGTATTTAGCCCAGTTAGAACAGAAAGAAGATAGGAAATTCCGCATTGCCTATTACCAAAACCAAAGCGGCGCTCCCAGAAATGCTCAGTGCAATGTCACCCATTTGCTCAAGCTCCTTTACTGCCTCGACAGAAATAAATACAACCCTGACGGCAATAAACGAACCAAACACCCAGCAGGGATGAGTCTTCCAAGTAATATCACAGACGCAGAAAGGGAAAGATTAACCGCCTTGCTGCCTCTGCTAACTCATGCTTTGTGGATAGAGCAAAGACTGTACGAAATAATCCAAGACTATATCAGCAACCCCAGAAAAAAGGGTGCCAACGATTTAGCATCAATAGATATACGTAAAACTACATTGTTGCCGGACAGCAAGTATTCATTCGGGTTTGGTGCGCCAACTGACCTCGCATTACCAATAATTGCGTCCTATCGGGTATTTCTAGATAAAGACTATAAATGGATTATTCCTTTTAACGAATTCGCCGAAGATTTCCTCCAACACTTGTGGACGAATTATTTCCGCAAGTATTTGGTGTCGGAGAAAACAGCAGGCAATACAGTCGGCACAAAAATCAGCCGCAATCAAGAGATTTGGGAAAGTTTGTACATTTCGGCGCAGAGTTATCTAAATCAGCACTTGGTGAAAATGGTCAACTCTAGTAAGCAAGAAGAATCGAAGGTGACACAAGGTACAAAAGGGCGTGTGCAAGCAGGTAAGAAATAA
- a CDS encoding IS4 family transposase yields MTRAIISTSSQEKRRRKLNSHIIVALVIAMNFWSGDSIVDVFKNLIHGLSYLQIPFLIRWKIPVSSSITEARQRTGAAVMTRLFEMVAKPKATVLTPGAFLGGLRIMAMDGTVFDVPETETNARVFGYPGSRPGTYPAFPKARLVFLVEAGTHLIVDAFCSPYRIGERRSALKLLRSINSSMLLMWDRGLHSFKMVNAVIKQKGHFLGRVPAHVKFEVVEIFKDGSYQSWIAPDGESKKKGVTRISVRIIEYVIEENGTEKTYRLITDLMDISNFPALLLASEYHQRWEAENTLDELKVHLNGRKIPIRSKNPREVVQEIYGWLLGHYCLRCLMFQSAALKNISPLRLSFTGSLRVLRRAIPEFQRQINNQLDINIYYSWLISEILDLEIPLPQHRSNPRVVKKARSKFKSKKRSHRSNGTLRQQLSFQILRKAS; encoded by the coding sequence ATAACCAGAGCAATTATTAGTACTTCCAGTCAGGAAAAACGACGACGAAAACTGAACTCTCACATAATTGTAGCTTTAGTAATCGCTATGAATTTTTGGTCTGGTGATTCAATAGTAGATGTGTTCAAAAATCTCATTCATGGCTTAAGTTATTTACAAATACCTTTCTTGATACGCTGGAAAATACCAGTAAGTTCATCAATTACAGAAGCTCGTCAAAGGACAGGAGCGGCGGTAATGACTCGGTTATTTGAAATGGTAGCCAAGCCAAAAGCCACAGTATTAACACCTGGTGCTTTTTTGGGAGGATTAAGAATCATGGCGATGGATGGAACAGTTTTTGATGTTCCCGAAACAGAAACAAACGCAAGAGTATTTGGCTATCCTGGTTCTCGCCCTGGTACATATCCGGCTTTTCCCAAAGCTAGATTAGTATTTTTAGTGGAAGCAGGTACTCATTTAATTGTAGATGCATTCTGTTCCCCCTATCGCATTGGAGAGAGAAGAAGTGCTTTAAAACTCCTACGCAGTATTAACTCTAGTATGTTATTGATGTGGGACAGAGGATTACATTCTTTCAAAATGGTCAATGCAGTCATTAAACAAAAAGGTCATTTCCTTGGTCGTGTCCCAGCCCATGTAAAATTTGAAGTAGTTGAAATATTCAAAGATGGCTCTTATCAATCATGGATTGCACCAGATGGAGAGTCGAAAAAAAAGGGTGTGACCCGAATTTCTGTCCGCATAATTGAATATGTTATTGAAGAGAATGGTACAGAAAAGACTTACCGTTTGATTACTGATTTAATGGATATTTCCAACTTTCCGGCTTTGCTATTAGCATCAGAATATCATCAAAGATGGGAGGCTGAGAATACTTTAGATGAATTAAAGGTACATCTAAATGGTCGAAAAATCCCCATCCGTTCTAAGAATCCTCGTGAAGTAGTCCAAGAAATTTATGGTTGGTTGTTAGGGCATTATTGCCTACGTTGTTTAATGTTTCAAAGTGCAGCCTTGAAAAATATTTCTCCATTAAGATTAAGTTTTACTGGTAGTTTACGAGTTCTTCGACGTGCCATCCCTGAATTTCAACGTCAGATAAATAATCAATTGGATATTAACATATATTATAGCTGGTTAATTTCCGAAATATTAGATTTAGAAATCCCTTTACCACAACACAGAAGTAATCCGAGAGTAGTCAAGAAAGCACGTTCAAAGTTTAAGAGTAAAAAGCGAAGTCACAGAAGTAATGGTACTCTCCGACAACAACTATCTTTTCAAATTCTGAGAAAGGCAAGTTAA
- a CDS encoding toxin-antitoxin system TumE family protein — protein MLIEDYFQQIQLLIESSEIVKLFHVKTEKRGIYEGFIRAKLEFKDNSLLHFREFVYVEISLDRKMYSYQYMNSENNLIFRYDNTEHHRKLNLTTFPHYKHDGSEDNIAKSDAPFLAEILKEIEKILG, from the coding sequence TTGTTGATTGAAGATTATTTTCAGCAAATTCAGCTTTTAATTGAATCCTCAGAAATAGTTAAATTATTCCATGTAAAAACTGAAAAAAGAGGAATATATGAAGGTTTTATCAGAGCCAAACTCGAATTTAAAGATAACTCCTTGCTGCATTTTAGGGAATTTGTTTATGTTGAAATATCCCTAGATAGAAAAATGTATAGTTATCAATATATGAATTCAGAGAATAATCTAATTTTTCGCTATGACAATACTGAACATCACCGAAAATTAAATCTGACTACTTTTCCTCATTATAAACATGATGGGAGTGAGGATAATATCGCTAAATCAGATGCTCCTTTTTTAGCTGAGATCCTAAAAGAAATTGAAAAAATATTAGGATAA
- a CDS encoding sigma-70 domain-containing protein — MQKAWIRQAITRAVAEQSHTIRLPHDLTKRLMQIKKAHVELFQTLGRTPTIIEIAEAVDASPKQVAECLNAFRPLVSLELGIGEEQENQLQEILPDERISAQEYVALECLRSDLQDLLATLKPNQRQVLMLQFGLSGEDKLTAKQVAQKLNLSHSKVRSAHGQGIKALRREQDKIKDYLAS, encoded by the coding sequence ATGCAAAAGGCGTGGATTCGGCAAGCAATTACCAGAGCAGTTGCAGAACAATCCCATACTATTCGCCTACCCCATGACCTGACCAAAAGATTGATGCAAATCAAAAAGGCACACGTTGAACTTTTTCAAACCTTGGGAAGAACACCCACTATTATAGAAATCGCTGAAGCTGTTGATGCATCACCTAAACAAGTTGCCGAATGCCTAAACGCATTTCGTCCGCTAGTTTCTTTAGAGCTAGGAATTGGAGAGGAGCAAGAAAACCAACTGCAAGAGATATTACCCGACGAAAGAATCTCCGCACAAGAGTATGTTGCTCTAGAATGTCTCCGATCAGATTTACAGGATTTATTAGCTACCTTGAAACCAAATCAACGCCAAGTCTTAATGTTACAGTTTGGGTTGTCGGGCGAGGACAAGTTGACAGCAAAACAGGTTGCACAAAAACTTAATCTCAGCCATTCCAAGGTACGCTCTGCTCATGGACAAGGTATCAAAGCTTTACGACGTGAGCAAGACAAAATTAAAGATTATTTGGCCAGTTAA
- a CDS encoding sigma factor yields the protein MSSQSSDTLGIYLREIGRIDRLLPEQEIFYARLVRSMLALEQQKNLLVQRLKRSPNGSELSAEVNKTEAELTQILEQGQLAKHLMITANLRLVVAVAKKYRWSKLEFLDLIQEGAIGLQKAVEKFEPNRGYKFSTYAKGVDSASNYQSSCRTIPYYSPTP from the coding sequence ATGTCTAGCCAAAGCTCTGATACACTTGGAATTTACCTACGAGAAATTGGTCGCATTGATAGGCTATTACCTGAACAAGAAATTTTCTATGCAAGACTTGTAAGGTCTATGCTGGCACTTGAGCAGCAAAAGAATCTTCTTGTGCAACGGCTAAAGCGTTCTCCAAATGGGTCTGAACTCTCTGCCGAGGTGAATAAAACAGAAGCAGAATTAACCCAAATCCTTGAACAAGGGCAACTGGCAAAACATTTAATGATTACTGCCAACCTCCGTTTAGTGGTTGCAGTCGCTAAAAAATATCGTTGGAGTAAGCTGGAATTTTTGGATCTGATTCAAGAGGGAGCAATAGGTTTACAAAAAGCGGTAGAAAAATTTGAGCCGAATCGGGGCTATAAATTTTCTACTTATGCAAAAGGCGTGGATTCGGCAAGCAATTACCAGAGCAGTTGCAGAACAATCCCATACTATTCGCCTACCCCATGA